From a single Miscanthus floridulus cultivar M001 chromosome 8, ASM1932011v1, whole genome shotgun sequence genomic region:
- the LOC136468425 gene encoding sphinganine C4-monooxygenase 1-like produces the protein MELLLSDEVLAVLVPIVVYWAYCGLHATLGQSMYMDKYRLHPSSHEDIKNRVSKRQVISNVLKQQLVQVAMVAMVMMFKVKEESVISTKTSYLKLACQIAVAMVWFDVWQYACHRIMHTSRFLYRNLHSWHHRLVVPYSFGALYGHPVEGFVADTIGGTAAFLVSGMSPRASIFFFSLCTIKVIDNHCGLSLLPNWDRLSFWNSAAYHDVHHQLRGGKYNYSQLFFVVWDRIFGTYMPFLIEDKGEGMLQVRAPGLDYRRINK, from the exons ATGGAGCTACTACTCTCTGACGAAGTTTTGGCCGTCCTTGTGCCCATCGTGGTGTATTGGGCGTATTGTGGCCTGCATGCAACGCTTGGCCAGTCCATGTACATGGACAAATACAGGCTGCACCCAAGCAGCCATGAAGACATCAAGAACCGTGTGTCGAAGCGACAGGTTATCAGCAACGTCCTCAAGCAGCAGCTCGTGCAGGTTGCCATGGTGGCCATGGTGATGATGTTCAAG GTCAAAGAAGAGAGCGTCATCAGTACGAAGACCTCCTATCTGAAGTTAGCCTGCCAAATCGCGGTGGCCATGGTCTGGTTCGACGTGTGGCAGTATGCATGCCACCGGATCATGCACACCAGCAGGTTCCTCTATCGGAACCTCCACTCGTGGCATCACCGTCTCGTGGTGCCCTACTCCTTCGGAGCCTTGTACGGACACCCCGTCGAGGGCTTTGTCGCTGACACCATCGGTGGCACGGCCGCCTTCCTGGTGTCCGGCATGTCGCCGAGGgcttccatcttcttcttctcgctctGCACCATCAAGGTCATTGACAACCACTGCGGCCTGTCTCTGCTGCCCAACTGGGATCGCCTGAGCTTCTGGAACAGCGCGGCGTACCACGACGTGCACCACCAACTACGTGGTGGCAAGTACAACTACTCTCAGCTCTTCTTCGTGGTGTGGGATAGGATTTTTGGGACGTACATGCCCTTCCTCATCGAGGACAAAGGAGAAGGAATGCTCCAGGTCCGGGCACCTGGCCTTGACTACAGGAGAATCAACAAGTAG